A portion of the Celeribacter baekdonensis genome contains these proteins:
- a CDS encoding CZB domain-containing protein, with amino-acid sequence MLKNEQDTQVRDAICAHADWTRKLSECIDSGQLEKTSHDISCDDQCAFGKWLAGLSPAAHDPAMKKFTTIKTMHTRFHAEAGKIAAHVENGDRAAARQGYEAPHFKRMTNSLIINLNDWREDFRRFT; translated from the coding sequence TTGCTGAAAAATGAACAAGATACGCAAGTGCGCGATGCGATCTGCGCCCATGCCGATTGGACGAGAAAACTTTCGGAGTGTATCGACAGTGGCCAGTTGGAAAAAACATCACATGACATCTCTTGTGACGATCAATGTGCCTTTGGCAAATGGCTGGCGGGGCTTTCGCCTGCGGCGCATGATCCGGCGATGAAAAAATTCACAACGATTAAAACCATGCATACGCGGTTTCATGCTGAGGCGGGTAAAATCGCGGCTCATGTTGAAAATGGAGATCGTGCCGCAGCGCGCCAAGGCTATGAAGCACCCCATTTCAAAAGGATGACCAATTCGTTGATCATCAATCTCAACGATTGGCGCGAGGATTTTCGCAGGTTCACCTGA